In Halorubrum sp. PV6, a single window of DNA contains:
- a CDS encoding metal-dependent transcriptional regulator — translation MLSDVMEDYLKAIYVLQSEQDPPVSTSAIAEYLDKTAPSVTDMLGKLEERGLVEREPYRGVELTADGEAVALEIVRHHRLLEAFLAERLDYDWSEVHDEADALEHHISEAFERRVAEALGDPTVDPHGDPIPGADLEPVDEGTGARLADRTEGDRVVVSRVSDRDEDELAYLADAGITPGTKIEVTDVAPFGMVTVTTPTGEQSLPAEIARSIRVEDAD, via the coding sequence ATGCTGAGCGACGTGATGGAGGACTATTTAAAAGCAATATACGTCCTCCAGTCCGAACAGGACCCGCCGGTTTCGACCTCGGCGATCGCGGAGTACCTCGATAAGACCGCGCCCTCGGTCACGGACATGCTGGGCAAGTTAGAGGAGCGCGGGCTCGTCGAGCGCGAGCCGTACCGCGGGGTGGAGTTGACGGCGGACGGCGAGGCCGTCGCGTTGGAGATCGTCCGCCACCACCGGCTGTTGGAGGCGTTTCTCGCCGAGCGGCTCGACTACGACTGGAGCGAGGTCCACGACGAGGCGGACGCCCTAGAACACCACATCTCCGAGGCGTTCGAGCGCCGCGTGGCGGAGGCGCTCGGCGACCCCACCGTCGACCCCCACGGCGACCCGATCCCCGGCGCGGACCTCGAACCCGTCGACGAGGGGACCGGCGCGCGCCTCGCGGACCGGACCGAGGGCGACCGCGTGGTCGTCAGTCGCGTCTCCGACCGCGACGAGGACGAACTCGCGTACCTCGCCGACGCCGGGATCACGCCGGGAACGAAAATCGAGGTCACCGACGTCGCCCCGTTCGGGATGGTGACGGTGACGACGCCGACCGGCGAGCAGAGCCTCCCGGCGGAGATCGCCCGGTCGATCCGGGTCGAAGACGCCGACTGA
- a CDS encoding cytochrome bc complex cytochrome b subunit has protein sequence MSLKKQDEMDHNAWLKNQDLTVIETAFLTTLIWLDKRLRIVDYLELLETMYYRANLQMPKSHTEQYDLDNKFWYWYPLYSLGSLSIIAYLVAAVSGALLGFYYAPSTAGAAAQGDPTAAYDSLVMIMKDVQFGYMLRSIHRWAAQFMVAAVFLHMLRVYFTGSYKEPREVNWILGIVLIGLTLLFGFSGYVLPWKQLSFWAAQIGVEMALATPLVGEWAAQLLFGGFTLGQATLVRMYILHVFVLPFVVTGLIALHVGIVWVQGIAEPH, from the coding sequence ATGAGTCTTAAAAAACAAGACGAGATGGACCACAACGCGTGGCTCAAAAACCAGGATCTGACGGTCATCGAGACCGCGTTCCTCACCACGCTCATCTGGCTCGACAAGCGGCTTCGCATCGTCGACTACCTCGAGCTGCTGGAGACGATGTACTACCGCGCGAACCTCCAGATGCCGAAGAGCCACACCGAACAGTACGACCTCGACAACAAGTTCTGGTACTGGTACCCCCTGTACTCGCTCGGGTCCCTTTCGATCATCGCGTACCTCGTCGCCGCCGTTTCGGGGGCGCTCCTGGGGTTCTACTACGCCCCGTCCACCGCCGGCGCCGCCGCGCAAGGCGACCCGACGGCCGCGTACGACTCCCTCGTGATGATCATGAAGGACGTCCAGTTCGGGTACATGCTCCGCTCGATCCACCGCTGGGCGGCCCAGTTCATGGTGGCGGCGGTGTTCCTGCACATGCTTCGTGTGTACTTCACCGGCTCCTACAAGGAGCCCCGTGAGGTCAACTGGATCCTCGGGATCGTCCTCATCGGCCTGACGCTGCTGTTCGGCTTCTCCGGGTACGTCCTCCCGTGGAAGCAGCTGTCCTTCTGGGCGGCGCAGATCGGCGTCGAGATGGCGCTCGCGACGCCCCTCGTGGGCGAGTGGGCGGCACAGCTCCTGTTCGGCGGCTTCACCCTCGGGCAGGCGACGCTGGTGAGAATGTACATCCTGCACGTCTTCGTGTTGCCGTTCGTGGTGACGGGCCTCATCGCCCTCCACGTCGGCATCGTTTGGGTGCAGGGCATCGCGGAACCGCACTAA
- a CDS encoding plastocyanin/azurin family copper-binding protein, with translation MKRREFVRTAGGASAAVAASAGATGTAAAQEAKPDWPSGVTDGNLGEYQDARGESEVTVEVGAGGNGLAFAPTQLWVDTGTTITFEWTGAGGAHNVQTVEGGGPASLDSGDPVGEEGYTYEYEVTEEDAGITHYHCVPHTAVGMHAGIAVGGDVPTVETGGGNTGWPENIAHVGVPLHAHWVGIAAILGIALTFVFTFYLLKYGESAHTGHGGAQ, from the coding sequence ATGAAAAGGCGGGAATTTGTGCGGACGGCCGGCGGTGCCAGCGCCGCGGTCGCGGCCTCGGCCGGGGCGACCGGAACGGCCGCCGCACAGGAAGCGAAACCGGACTGGCCGAGCGGGGTCACCGACGGGAATCTCGGAGAGTACCAGGACGCCCGCGGCGAAAGTGAGGTGACCGTTGAGGTCGGCGCGGGCGGCAACGGGCTCGCGTTCGCTCCGACACAGCTGTGGGTCGACACCGGCACGACGATCACCTTCGAGTGGACGGGCGCCGGCGGCGCCCACAACGTCCAGACGGTCGAGGGTGGCGGGCCGGCCAGCCTCGACAGCGGCGACCCCGTCGGCGAAGAGGGGTACACCTACGAGTACGAGGTGACCGAGGAAGACGCGGGCATCACCCACTACCACTGCGTGCCCCACACCGCGGTCGGCATGCACGCCGGCATCGCCGTCGGCGGGGACGTCCCCACCGTCGAGACGGGCGGCGGCAACACCGGGTGGCCGGAGAACATCGCCCACGTCGGCGTTCCGCTGCACGCCCACTGGGTCGGTATCGCCGCGATCCTCGGTATCGCGCTGACGTTCGTGTTCACGTTCTACCTCCTGAAGTACGGTGAGTCGGCACACACCGGCCACGGGGGTGCACAATGA
- a CDS encoding NAD(P)-dependent glycerol-1-phosphate dehydrogenase, which translates to MFEKTTWIKLPRNVLVGHGVLDDLGEAVGELYLTGRPLIVTSPTPNDIAGDRVRAQFDDPATAVVEEASFDAVEDLKATAEAVDPGYLIALGGGKPIDIAKMAADHLGVGFVSVPTVASHDGIVSGRSSIPEGDTRHSVAADPPLAVVADTTLIADAPWRLTTAGCADIISNYTAVRDWRLARRLRNVEYSEYAGALSEMTAELLVENADMIRPGLEESAWVVVKALVSSGVAMSIAGSSRPASGAEHLISHQLDRIAPGKALHGHQVGVASILTEYLHSGENGEWAAIRDALAELDAPTTAAELGIDDAELLAALTSAHEIRDRYTILQGGINEEAAIEVATATGVIER; encoded by the coding sequence ATGTTCGAGAAGACCACGTGGATCAAGCTCCCGCGAAACGTGCTCGTGGGACACGGCGTCCTCGACGACCTCGGGGAAGCGGTCGGCGAACTCTACCTCACCGGGCGGCCGCTCATCGTCACCAGCCCGACGCCGAACGACATCGCCGGCGACCGCGTCCGGGCGCAGTTCGACGACCCCGCCACCGCCGTCGTCGAGGAGGCCTCCTTCGACGCGGTCGAGGACCTGAAAGCGACCGCGGAGGCGGTCGACCCCGGCTACCTGATCGCCCTCGGCGGCGGGAAACCGATCGACATCGCGAAGATGGCGGCCGACCACCTCGGCGTCGGCTTCGTCTCCGTCCCGACGGTCGCCTCGCACGACGGGATCGTCTCGGGGCGCTCGTCGATCCCCGAAGGCGACACGCGCCACTCGGTCGCGGCCGACCCGCCGCTCGCGGTCGTCGCGGACACGACGCTGATCGCGGACGCCCCGTGGCGGCTCACCACCGCGGGCTGTGCGGACATCATCTCGAACTACACCGCGGTGAGAGACTGGCGGCTCGCCCGTCGGCTGCGAAACGTCGAGTACAGCGAGTACGCCGGAGCGCTCTCGGAGATGACCGCGGAGCTGCTCGTCGAGAACGCCGACATGATCCGCCCCGGCTTAGAGGAGTCGGCGTGGGTGGTCGTGAAGGCGCTCGTCTCCTCCGGCGTGGCGATGTCGATCGCCGGGTCGTCTCGGCCCGCTTCCGGCGCGGAGCACCTCATCTCACACCAGCTCGACCGGATCGCGCCGGGGAAGGCGCTCCACGGCCACCAGGTCGGCGTCGCCTCGATCCTGACCGAGTACCTCCACAGCGGCGAGAACGGGGAGTGGGCCGCGATCCGCGACGCGCTCGCCGAACTCGACGCGCCGACGACCGCCGCCGAACTCGGCATCGACGACGCGGAGCTGCTCGCCGCGCTCACGAGCGCCCACGAGATCCGCGACCGATACACGATCTTACAGGGCGGCATAAACGAGGAGGCGGCCATCGAGGTCGCGACCGCGACGGGCGTCATCGAGCGATAG
- a CDS encoding NAD(+)/NADH kinase → MEASERRVAVVGDDGRASTLRDAVEGAGADLTDLASASDAAEAPIVVALGDEAIRDAAVSAPDGTVIPVGDRRLAFDRDGAVAALRELLDAAAAGERVARVEHPVMAVTDGTAPPAKALFDVALVTSEPARISEFAVEFTERQTESVRADGVVVATPLGSDGYANAVGGPIVEPGGGFPVAPIAPFSTRTDTWVTPDRVRLTVEREGEPVAIVVDGERRSVVAPHRPVAIEPVDRVAFAAPVAARERADRKHSNNS, encoded by the coding sequence ATGGAAGCGTCGGAACGCCGCGTCGCCGTCGTCGGTGACGACGGGCGCGCGTCGACCCTTCGGGACGCGGTCGAGGGCGCCGGAGCCGACCTCACGGACCTCGCGAGCGCGAGCGACGCGGCCGAGGCGCCCATCGTCGTCGCGCTCGGCGACGAGGCGATCCGCGACGCCGCCGTCTCGGCGCCCGACGGGACGGTGATTCCGGTCGGCGACCGGCGGCTCGCGTTCGATCGCGACGGCGCGGTCGCGGCCCTCCGGGAACTGCTCGACGCGGCGGCGGCCGGCGAACGCGTCGCGCGCGTCGAACACCCGGTGATGGCGGTCACGGACGGCACGGCCCCGCCGGCGAAAGCGCTGTTCGACGTGGCGCTCGTCACCAGCGAGCCGGCTCGGATCTCGGAGTTCGCCGTCGAGTTCACCGAGCGACAGACCGAGTCGGTCCGCGCCGACGGCGTCGTCGTCGCGACGCCGCTCGGCAGCGACGGCTACGCGAACGCCGTCGGCGGACCGATCGTCGAGCCGGGTGGCGGGTTCCCGGTCGCGCCGATCGCTCCCTTCAGCACGCGGACGGACACGTGGGTGACGCCCGACCGGGTTCGGCTCACGGTCGAGCGCGAGGGCGAACCGGTCGCGATCGTCGTCGACGGGGAGCGGCGCTCCGTGGTCGCGCCGCACCGACCGGTCGCGATCGAACCCGTCGATCGGGTCGCGTTCGCGGCACCCGTGGCGGCTCGCGAGCGCGCCGATCGGAAACACTCTAATAACTCGTAA
- a CDS encoding cytochrome bc complex cytochrome b subunit: protein MTDDTTPMTDGGTDADARTDGGPPAAVPPDDETPTWTERKEHSQGLAQLTYQYFERSRREDEDLRAESTYVERDVLGFPTWPHETLRNFAITSFFVGIMILVAALMPAHFGEPANPGATPAIILPDWYLYWSFGLLKLNPLNPQLAVLGGNIVMSNELLGIVAHGIIFGIIGLVPFLNKGSARRPVEQPFWAAVGVTGVILAFTLAALAIQNFFPISLDLLLTLTFMLPVLGGILTYAVLKTMREGYMYDLNRRYYMLRPPK from the coding sequence ATGACTGACGACACCACTCCCATGACGGACGGAGGCACCGACGCGGACGCGCGGACGGACGGCGGCCCGCCCGCCGCCGTGCCGCCGGACGACGAGACGCCGACCTGGACGGAGCGTAAAGAGCACTCTCAGGGGCTCGCACAGCTCACGTACCAGTACTTCGAGCGGTCGCGCCGCGAGGACGAGGACTTACGCGCCGAGTCGACGTACGTCGAGCGCGACGTCCTCGGGTTCCCGACCTGGCCCCACGAGACGCTCCGGAACTTCGCTATCACGAGCTTCTTCGTCGGGATCATGATCCTGGTCGCGGCGCTGATGCCGGCTCACTTCGGTGAGCCCGCCAACCCCGGCGCGACGCCCGCCATCATCCTCCCCGACTGGTACCTCTACTGGTCGTTCGGGCTGCTGAAGCTGAACCCGCTCAACCCCCAGCTCGCCGTTCTCGGCGGCAACATCGTGATGTCGAACGAGCTGCTCGGCATCGTCGCTCACGGGATCATCTTCGGGATCATCGGGCTCGTGCCGTTCCTCAACAAGGGGAGCGCGCGCCGTCCCGTCGAGCAGCCGTTCTGGGCCGCCGTCGGCGTGACGGGCGTCATCCTGGCGTTTACGCTCGCGGCGCTGGCGATCCAGAACTTCTTCCCGATCTCGCTCGACCTGCTGCTCACCCTCACGTTCATGCTGCCCGTCCTCGGCGGCATCCTCACCTACGCGGTGTTGAAGACCATGCGTGAAGGATACATGTACGACCTGAACCGCCGGTACTACATGCTGCGGCCCCCGAAGTAA
- a CDS encoding M28 family peptidase has protein sequence MTDWIGETFTSDAGWDHLEALVDVGDRMAGSEGERAGLELTRDALADAGARDARIEEFEIQGWTRGDSEIRRGDEVLAAGGNACIALPRSPSDEATGEFVDLGYGVPEDFERDLTGAVVMVSSDTPDSVDRFIHRREKYYHAVEAGAAAFVFANHVEGTLPPTGSVGTEDAPIGEIPAVGVSKETGARLARRYEGEEVTVAVDCETPDATSGNVVADVGPDTDEYVVVSSHVDAHDLAEGAMDNGAGTATVVEIATALAAREGDLDTRVRFVGFGAEEVGLVGSGRFAEGVDPDRVKAVVNVDSNVFGRTLRLDHHGFDALEAAGERVSERFDHPIALAGAQVPHSDHWSFVQRGIPGYMVSGETAGRGRGWGHTGADTIDKLESRTLREQAILLTALVVDLAGDDVSTERRPTADIAAALEREGKATGMKITGDWPF, from the coding sequence ATGACCGACTGGATCGGTGAGACGTTCACCAGCGACGCCGGATGGGACCACCTCGAAGCGCTCGTCGACGTCGGCGACCGGATGGCGGGGTCCGAGGGCGAGCGCGCCGGTCTCGAACTGACCCGCGACGCGCTGGCAGACGCGGGCGCGCGCGACGCCCGGATCGAGGAGTTCGAGATCCAGGGCTGGACGCGCGGCGACAGCGAGATCCGGCGGGGCGACGAGGTCCTCGCCGCCGGAGGGAACGCCTGTATCGCGCTCCCCCGAAGCCCGAGCGACGAGGCGACCGGCGAGTTCGTCGACCTGGGGTACGGCGTCCCCGAGGACTTCGAGCGCGACCTGACCGGAGCGGTCGTGATGGTGTCGTCCGACACGCCCGACTCGGTCGACCGCTTCATCCACCGCCGAGAGAAGTACTACCACGCGGTGGAGGCGGGCGCCGCGGCGTTCGTCTTCGCGAACCACGTCGAGGGAACCCTGCCGCCGACCGGAAGCGTCGGCACCGAAGACGCGCCGATAGGCGAAATTCCGGCGGTCGGCGTCTCCAAGGAGACCGGCGCGCGCCTCGCGCGTCGTTACGAGGGCGAAGAGGTGACCGTCGCCGTCGACTGTGAGACTCCGGACGCGACGAGCGGGAACGTGGTCGCCGACGTCGGCCCCGACACGGACGAGTACGTCGTCGTCTCCTCGCACGTCGACGCCCACGATCTGGCAGAGGGGGCGATGGACAACGGCGCCGGCACCGCGACGGTCGTCGAAATCGCCACGGCGCTCGCCGCCCGCGAGGGCGACCTCGACACGAGAGTTCGGTTCGTCGGCTTCGGCGCCGAGGAGGTGGGGCTGGTCGGCTCCGGGCGCTTCGCCGAGGGCGTCGATCCGGATCGGGTCAAGGCCGTCGTCAACGTCGACAGCAACGTGTTCGGTCGCACGCTCAGGCTCGACCACCACGGGTTCGACGCGTTGGAGGCCGCCGGCGAGCGCGTGAGCGAGCGGTTCGACCACCCGATCGCGCTCGCCGGCGCGCAGGTTCCTCACAGCGACCACTGGTCGTTCGTCCAGCGCGGGATCCCCGGCTACATGGTCTCCGGCGAGACGGCGGGGCGCGGGCGGGGGTGGGGACACACCGGCGCCGACACGATCGACAAACTGGAGTCGCGGACCCTCCGCGAGCAGGCGATCCTCCTGACGGCGCTCGTCGTCGACCTCGCCGGCGACGACGTGTCGACGGAACGCCGGCCGACGGCCGATATCGCGGCCGCACTCGAACGGGAGGGGAAGGCCACGGGGATGAAGATCACCGGCGACTGGCCGTTCTAG
- a CDS encoding DUF2103 domain-containing protein encodes MNCRRCGTPLRKPGDYCLTCNTANADAVVVEFGERRARLTMLDDEEVVGETTVTTRPETDEQLTEIQLRNFAGRVADEIRRKRPDTVYAAGDREPLRETRAQVHHEFYRVPDAGVDGESADDEHASPVVAWVLDRRGDRALEVIETPPREKIGGSHSTLIGDRKGRKAVSTVANHPHVKKIVPGPIDAGGTGSRTGLRAKATRAGTNGNVRLLLRDGSSVQENRIVTTAMDRETGERVREDLNEALREAELQDE; translated from the coding sequence ATGAACTGTCGGCGGTGTGGGACCCCGCTTCGCAAGCCCGGAGACTACTGTCTCACGTGTAACACCGCCAACGCCGACGCGGTCGTCGTCGAGTTCGGCGAGCGCCGCGCGCGGCTGACGATGCTCGACGACGAGGAGGTCGTCGGCGAGACGACCGTGACGACTCGCCCCGAGACCGACGAGCAGCTCACCGAGATACAGCTCCGCAACTTCGCCGGGCGCGTCGCCGACGAGATCCGCCGAAAGCGACCGGACACCGTCTACGCCGCCGGCGACCGAGAGCCGCTCCGCGAGACGCGCGCGCAGGTCCACCACGAGTTCTACCGCGTTCCCGACGCGGGCGTCGACGGGGAGTCTGCCGACGACGAACACGCGAGCCCCGTCGTCGCGTGGGTCCTCGACCGTCGCGGCGACCGCGCGTTGGAGGTGATCGAGACGCCGCCGAGAGAGAAGATCGGCGGGTCCCACTCGACGCTCATCGGCGACCGAAAGGGTCGAAAGGCGGTCAGCACGGTCGCGAACCACCCGCACGTAAAGAAGATCGTCCCCGGTCCGATAGACGCCGGCGGCACCGGGTCGCGGACGGGGCTGCGCGCGAAGGCCACGCGCGCCGGGACGAACGGGAACGTGCGGCTGCTCTTGCGAGACGGCTCCAGCGTTCAGGAGAACCGCATCGTCACCACCGCGATGGACCGCGAGACCGGCGAGCGCGTCCGCGAGGACCTCAACGAGGCGCTGCGCGAGGCGGAGCTCCAAGACGAGTAA
- a CDS encoding LysE family translocator, translated as MTLLVTLGAGVVFGLALAAPPGPMNAVIAEESVLRGRLAGFRAGLGAATADAIFFVLAYLGVVAVVEAFPLLRGAMIAVGGVLMLYFAVGAVRGARASFRPTAGDEPLVSEGKGFQKALVLALTNPYQVLFWLTVGVGLLRPGQLDVLARLPVVGDDLAGTLVVATGSPALIGGFFLGVLTWIVGFPTGLVAAERRIETFAPFVAVGSAVVLAGFGVYFLYDAATTLAALGV; from the coding sequence GTGACTCTGCTCGTAACGCTGGGTGCCGGCGTCGTCTTCGGGCTGGCGCTCGCGGCCCCGCCGGGACCGATGAACGCCGTGATCGCCGAGGAGTCGGTGTTGCGTGGCCGACTCGCCGGCTTCCGGGCCGGGCTCGGCGCCGCGACCGCCGACGCGATATTCTTCGTCCTCGCGTACCTCGGCGTCGTCGCGGTCGTGGAGGCGTTCCCCCTCCTCCGCGGCGCGATGATCGCGGTCGGCGGCGTCCTCATGCTGTACTTCGCCGTCGGCGCGGTCCGCGGCGCGCGGGCGTCGTTCCGGCCGACCGCCGGCGACGAGCCGCTCGTCTCTGAGGGGAAGGGGTTCCAGAAGGCGCTGGTGCTCGCGCTGACGAACCCCTATCAGGTCCTCTTCTGGCTGACGGTCGGGGTCGGGCTCCTCCGACCCGGCCAGCTCGACGTCCTCGCCAGGCTCCCCGTCGTCGGCGACGACCTCGCGGGGACGCTCGTGGTCGCCACCGGATCCCCGGCGCTCATCGGCGGCTTCTTCCTCGGCGTGTTGACGTGGATCGTCGGGTTCCCGACGGGGCTCGTCGCGGCCGAGCGCCGGATCGAGACGTTCGCGCCGTTCGTCGCGGTCGGCTCCGCCGTCGTCCTCGCCGGGTTCGGCGTCTACTTCCTGTACGACGCCGCGACGACGCTCGCGGCGCTTGGGGTCTGA
- a CDS encoding DUF420 domain-containing protein → MSTASVRDRAKGRAGAITVLLTIIGYGAVGGVFLVPQFQALFPDLTRDTVDLLAHAIAAVNSVTILTLSLGWYWIRNNEVKKHAAAMTTSFTLILVFLGMYLPKVAGGGTREFVLESSYGWVPLWDWVYPAYLLMLAIHIILSVVSVPVVLYAIVLGLTHTESELRNETPHRRVGRIAASAWLLSLVLGVVTYLMLNHAYSSTFAAAEAATLLLPLGSGV, encoded by the coding sequence ATGTCCACCGCCAGCGTTCGCGACCGGGCTAAGGGTCGGGCCGGCGCGATCACCGTACTCCTCACGATCATCGGCTACGGCGCCGTCGGCGGCGTGTTCCTCGTGCCGCAGTTTCAGGCGCTCTTCCCGGACCTGACGCGGGACACCGTCGACCTCCTCGCGCACGCCATCGCGGCCGTCAACTCCGTCACGATACTCACGCTCTCGCTCGGGTGGTACTGGATCCGAAACAACGAGGTGAAGAAACACGCGGCCGCGATGACGACCTCCTTTACCCTCATCCTCGTGTTCTTGGGGATGTACCTCCCGAAGGTCGCCGGCGGCGGAACGCGGGAGTTCGTCCTGGAGTCGTCGTACGGCTGGGTCCCCCTGTGGGACTGGGTCTACCCGGCGTACCTGCTGATGCTCGCGATCCACATCATCCTCTCCGTGGTCTCCGTCCCGGTCGTCCTCTACGCCATCGTCCTCGGGCTCACGCACACCGAGTCGGAACTGCGCAACGAGACGCCGCACCGCCGCGTCGGCCGGATCGCCGCGAGCGCGTGGCTCCTCTCGCTGGTGCTCGGCGTCGTCACGTACCTCATGTTGAACCACGCGTACAGTTCGACGTTCGCGGCCGCCGAGGCCGCGACGCTCCTGCTCCCGCTCGGGAGCGGCGTATAA